The nucleotide window TATCACCTTTCGTTTCTGTAAGCCCGTTCTATAGGTATTATTCACAAAAAGGGACAAAATATTTTGCACCTTATGAACAGCACACAGCTTTTGATGATTATTATACAAGCAATTATGATCTGTCTACTTTTAACAGTAATTTTTATGGAGCTGGAATCAGGCTGAGCCCTAAAAACGGATTGTTTGGAGTAGAACGTCTGAATATGCTGGAGATCAGGTATGGTCATTATACAAAATCTGTAGGAATGAGTTCAGATATTATTTCTCTGAATCTTAGATTCAAATAACAGAGGAGTGTAGTAATAAATGTAAACTGTTTGAGTTCTTTTTATTGGATTCAAACAGTTTTTCTTTAGATATCATGGGAAATCCTTTTTATCCGTAGAGTTCGCGTTTCTTCGTTTTGGTTAGGAAAATCCTTGTTTTAGCAACGTAAGTACGTCTATTTAGAACCAAATTTGCTGTAATATTAATACAATTAAAAAATGGAAAATAGACAGAAAGAAAAAGTTTGGTTCATTACCGGATCTTCAAGAGGTTTTGGAAAAATATGGACAGAGGCAGCGTTGAAACGAGGAGACAAGGTAGCTGCCACAGCACGTGATATCAGGAGTATTGCCACATTAAAAGAAACGTATGGCGATCAGGTCCTGATTCTTGAATTGGATGTAACCAATGTTACCCAAGTACAAAATGCTATTACCAGGGCCAACGAATATTTTGGAAGATTAGATATTGTATTCAATAATGCAGGATATTCATTGGTAGGAACAATTGAAGAGAGTGGCACCGATGAGGTAAAAGCCTTGTATGAAACCAATATTATAGGACCGGTTCATGTAATTCAGGCAGCTTTACCTATACTTCGGGCGCAGGGTTATGGCCATATTTTGGGAACGTCCAGCGCCGTTGGCATTTACAGTAATCCTCTCATTGGCTATTATTGTTCTTCAAAGTTTGCCTTTGAAGCGATTCATGATAGTTTAGCTAAAGAAGTTGCAGCATTTGGTATCAAAGTAACGCTGATTGAACCGGGGGCATATAATACTGAATTTGGCAGTACCGAATCATTAAAAATCGCCAGCAAAAAACTATCGGATTATGATGATTTGAAAAATCAGCTGATGAAAAATTTACAAAAGCTGGAACGGGGAAATCCTCTGGCCACAACTAACGCTATATTTGCTGTTGTAGATGCTGAAAACCCACCACTTAGATTGCTGTTGGGTAAAAATGATTTGCCACATATCCAACAGATCTATTCAGAAAGAATTCAGGAATGGGAAACCTGGAAACCTATTTCAGTAGCGGCACAAGGTTAATGATCTATGCCGTTTTTAGCAATCTTTCCGTTCTATTCGCTTTTCTTTTTGTAGGGAAAAGCGAATATTGCTTAACTTGTAATCTAGAATTTTTATACCATGGCTTCAAAAAAATCAAATCATTCCGTAAAAAGATTTAATTCGCTGGCCGATGTTATGGAGGCCTCTGGTTTTCCGCCTCCGAAGCACCCTTTAATTGTTTTGTTAAATGGCGTAGACAAGTCGCTGACAGGCCGTGCACCTAATAAATCGCATGTATTGAATTATTATAAAATAGCTTTTAAACCAGATGCCGGGGGAGAGTTAATGTATGGACAGACTAAATTTGATTTTAAAGAGGGTGGTTTGTTTTTTGTAGCTCCTCAGCAGATTCTTTCTTCAATAGAAGAGAAGGACAAAGAGGAAACTGCGGAACAAAAAATACTCAGTCCGCAGATCACATTGCTTATAGATCCCGATTTTTTACTGCAATATCCATTGGCACAAAAGATCCATCAGTACCACTTTTTTTCATATGCTGCCAATGAAGCGCTGCACCTTTCGGCCAAAGAAAAAGAAACCATTCTGTCGCTATTCAGAGATATAGAAGAAGAGCTGGAAAATCGTATAGATGACATGAGTCATAATGTGATCATTTCCCAGATTGAACTGTTGCTAAATTATGCCCAGCGATTTTATAACAGGCAGTTTCTGACCCGAAAACAAAACTACCCTAGTTTTACCGATCGTATTGATCAGTTGTTGGAAGATTATTTTAACAGTGATAAAGTCCTGAATGCCGGAATTCCAACTGTGAACTATTTAGCTGACCAGCTGCATATGTCACCTGGGTATTTAAGTGATTTATTAAGAAATCTTACAGGTCAAAACACTCAGCAATTTATTCACGATAAAATGATTTATAGAGCAAAGAACATGTTATCTGCCACAGATCTTAGTATTTCTGAAATTGCCTTCGAATTAGGTTTTGAACAGCCTCAATCCTTTAGCCGATTGTTTAAATTAAAAACCCGGCAAAGTCCTCAACAATATAGAGCTCAGTTCAATTAATTTTCCTGCACAATCTAACCTGACAAATCATATCATAAAGAAAATAAATTTCAGAACCCTTTCTATTTAAAATACTTCAGTAATTCATCAATGCTGGAGTTTTTATATTGAAAGTAAAGATTGGCATGAAAATCATTCAGCTTTCTGAGCAATTCCAGAAGCTCTTTTTTTTCATTATTGTCAAGCTTTCCGGTAAGAACTTTTGAAGTCATATTCACTTTTTCTATAGAGCGATGGAAATAATCTTCTCCTTTTTTTGTAATATTAAGACGTTTGCTTCTTTTGTCTTCGATGTCATTTTTTTCTTCAATCAAATTGTATTCTAATAAACGTTTGATGATTTGGGTACCGGTCTGTTTTTCATGTCCGTTTCTTTCTATAAGCTGGATTTTAGTCAGATTGGGCTCGTCTTTCAGTCGATATAGGTATGTGAATTCTTCGTTGGCTAATTCCGGAAAATCATTCAATCCTTTTCTGACGAGCTGCTTTGAATATCTTGCTAAGAGCAGGACCTGTTTGCAGATTTCATTTTCGGTAAAGGATACCGTATGCTGTTCATTTTTGAAAAGCTTGGTCGGACTTTCTTTTCTATATTTTTGATCATTTATCCAAAGCCGGAAATCCTCAACGGTTGGATGGGATGTACAGCCCTCAGAGCTTTCAAATTCTTTTACCTGGTGAAGCAGATCAATGAAAAAATCAGTATTCATGGCACAAATTTACTCTAAAAAATATATCTTTTTATCTTAAAGTTTTATACTTCCCATACCACCGTCTATTCCAAAAATCTGTCCGGTAATCCAGGAAGATCTATCCGATACCAAAAATGCAGTCATTTCCGCTATTTCTTCCGCAGTTCCAACTCTTTGAAGAGGATGTCTTTTAGCCGCTGCTTCTTTTTTTTCAGGAGTAGATAAGAGGTTTGAGGCGAGCGGAGTATCAGTTAAAGAAGGAGCTATGGCATTGACCCTGATTTTCTGAGCTGCAAATTCCGCTGCTAAACTTTTGGTAAGGCCTTCCACTGCATTTTTGCTGGCTGCAATGGAAGTATGAAATGGCATTCCCAGTTTCGCCGCCACAGAACTGAAGAGTACCACAGAAGCACTCTCAGATTTTTTAAGATTCGGCAAAAGTTTTTGAATAATTTTCACGGCTCCTGCAACATTAATTTCAAAATCATTCCTGAAATCATCTATGGAGAGCCTGTTAAACGGTTTAAGATTAATACTTCCGGGAGCGTAAACCAATCCATCTACCACTTCAGGAAAAGTAATTTCATCTAAATTTCCGGAAAGAATATCCATCTGATGGAACTCTATATTAGGATGATTCAGTTCAGGGTTTTCCGTTCTGGAAATTCCTATGATTTTATTTTGTTCGGAGAGGATTTTTGCCGTTGCCAGCCCAATTCCCTTTCCGGATCCTACGATGATTATATTTTTCATGATTATTATATTATCTTTTAGAAATTTTATTATTGCTGATGCTCCTTTGTCTGCTGCATTTAAAGCGGTTGATTTCCTGGTTTCGTTTTTTCAGGTGTTTTTGGCTCACTCCGGAATTCACTCTCTTTCTCCAAAGTTTATAACTCGATTCTTTTAATTCAGTACGCATCAGTTCAATCACTTCGGATTCGCTGATATCAAACTGAAATGCTATAGCTTCAAACGGAGTACGGTCTTCCCAGGCCATCTCAATAATCCGGTCTGTTTCCTGTATGTTGAATTTTTTTTTCATTATTTCAGATTTTTAATAACTTCCTTTGCTGTTTTTATATGCTGTTGCCGTTTTTCTTCAGGCATTTTTTCGAACGTTCTCAGCATCATTCCCAATCTTGGATTTTTAGCAAAAAACTCCTTGTTATCATTGATGAAGTTCCAGAAAAGTGCATCCCATTGGCCGGCCCATTCCCCATCGGGATAATCGCTCATTTTTTTGATGTAATGGCTGCCGCTGATGTAGGGTTTTGTACTCATTTTGCCTCCGTCTGAAAAACTGCTCATACCATACACATTCGGAACCATTACCCAATCGTAAGCATCAATGAACATTTCCATGAACCATTGGTATATTTCATCAGGATCAATTTGACAAAGGTTCATCAGATTAGCAAAAATCATCAGTCTTTCGATGTGATGTGCATAACCAGTTTTCAGAATTTTCTGAATTGAACTGTCAACCGGCCTGATTCCTGTTTGGGCGGTATAAAAGGACTCCGGGAGTTTCTGCTTGTGTTGCCAGTAATTTTTATTCCGCTGATATACACCCTGATAAAGATAAACACCGCGAACGAATTCTCGCCATCCTAAAATCTGTCTCACAAAACCTTCCACCGAATTCACCGGAATATCATTTTCCCTGGCGAATGAAATGGCTTTTTCCAAAACATGCTCTGCTGTTAAAAGTCCCACGTTCATCATAGGAGAAAGAACACTATGGTGCAGAAAATATTCTTTTTCTACGATGCTGTCTTCGTAAATGCCAAATTCAGGAAAACGCATTTCCAGAAATTGCTCCAGCCATTGCTCAGCTTCTTTGAAAGTGGTAGGGTAGAGCTGTTCATCAGTAAGGGTGCCGTAATTTGTGGAGAAATATTTTTCCGTATATGCTTTCGCTTCCTGATAATACTCATTGTTTTTCGGGAAATGTATGAAAGGTGCTTTTTTATTTTTCGGATACTTCTTTCGGTTTTCCGTATCATAGGTCCATTTTCCACCCAGAGGTTTTCCTCCTTTCATCAGAATGTTCCGGGTGATTCTCTGTTGCTTGTAAAAGTCGGTCTGGTGATACAAATTCTTTCCTTCAAAATAATCTTTCAGGTCTTCTTGAGTGTTTATAAAAAGAGGACTGTTCGGCATTTCGAGGTTCAGTTTTGTTTCCTTCAGTCTTTTTTCCAGCCAATGATCACAAACATCTGTTGTTTGTATCGTTTTAAAATGATCTTTTTCAAGTTTCTGAATTAAGTTCCTGATGTCTGAGTATTTCGATGAACTTTCAATATATTCAACTTCAAATCCTGATTTTTTGAGGTGATCTTCATAGAATTTCATCGTTGCGCGATGAAAGGCAATTTTCTGTTTGTGAAAGGCATATTGCCTGAAAAACAGGAATTCTTCTATCAAAAATACAGGTTGATCTTTGATAAGATAATCTGTGTCCTCAAAAAGCTGATGAGGAAAAATTAGCTGAGCGGTATGTTTTACATTTTTAGCCATAGTCTTCTGAATTCCTGTTTGGGGTCATAGAGTTCTGCCTGCCTTTCCGGATTAAAAGTCCGGTTGCGGCTATCGTTTCCTACTCCTGCGAGATACATCCAGTTGCCGTAATTGCTGTGAACATCATAATCAATCAGCATTTCCTCAAAATAAGCAGCCCCTATTCTCCAATCCTGATTCAACGTTTTGCAGAAATAGGAGGCTGCATTCTGTCTTCCTCTGTTGCTCATCCAGCCTGTTTTTTGTAATTCAATCATATTGGCATTGACAAAATCGGAGGTTGTCTCTCCATTTTTCCATTTTCGGATAAGCTCCTGATGATGGGATGCCGAATATTGTCTATGGGTAATCCCTTTTTTTCGGAAAATCAAATCCTTATGCTGTAAGGAAACATAGCGAAAAAAATCCCGCCAAAGCAGCTCAAAAAACAGCCAATAGGTTGACTCATTGCTGCCGAACTTTTTTTCAAACCGTTTGATTTCGTGATAAATTGTCACAGCAGAAAGACTTCCGCAGGACAGCCATGGCGAAAATTTTGAACTGTATTCCGTCCCCACCAGGCCGTTCCGCGTTTCTTTATATCTGCTCAGATGTTGGGTTTCCGGGAAATAGGAATGTAAACGTCTTAAGCCTTCAGTTTCTCCTCCCGGAAAGGGAAAAGCACTTCTTGCATCTGTGTCAAAATCTTCAAAACCTAAAGACCGGAGCGTAATTTTATCGCTTTCGAAATGAATTTCAGATTTATAGCAGATCAGCTGTTCCGTTTCAAATTCTGGACGAATCAGCAGGTTTTTCTCAATCTTATTCCTGAAGGTGGTAAAAAGGTCCGGAATTTTATCCAACACTTTACAGACAAAAAAAGGATGCAGTAAAAACTGTGAATAAGATTTTTCCCAAAACGCATAGGGAACCGTTTTTCGAATTTTCGTTTGAAGGTCGGTCTCCTCTTTTGTCCATTCCTGCTGACAGAAAATTTTTACGATTTCAAATTCTTTAGCTATTTCTTCAAAAACATTTTCCGTTTTATTTTGTCGTACTAACAACGGAATATTTTTTTTAGCTAATCTTTGTTTTAAATCTTCAATACTTTCCAGTAAAAACCGGGCTCTGTACTTTCCGATTTTTCTGAAACCGAATTGTTTTTGGGCAAAAAGATCAGAGTCAAAAACAAACACCGCAAGAAAAGGCAGATCTTCCTGCATGATGTTGTATAATGATTCCGAATCCCGAGTTCTCAGGTCTTTGGTGAACCAAAGGATGTTGATTTTTTGTTTTTTCGGCATCTTTCGCTGCAATATTTTATTTCATCCCAGTTTTTTTTCCACTTTTTCCGCCAGTTGAAAGGCAATCCGCAAACTTCACAGATTTTGGACGGTAATTTGGCTGGCATATTTTAAGGCCTTAAATAATTTCTATAATGATTGATTACCACATCTTTGGCTTTCAGATCGTGCATCATATTATACAGACCGAAAAACGTCCGGTTCAGATAAATAAAGTGTCTCGAACCTCGATTGGTATTCATTCCTTTGATATCACTGGCTTTGGTATACCTTTGCCCGAGATCGGCAATTTCCCGGAAAAATGTTTCATCAGAAAAGTCGAATTTTTCCTGATTGAAAGGTCTTGTAAATAATTCCAATAATTCGTAAAACAGTTGGGCAAAAAATTCTTTTTCCTGTGATGAATCTTCCTGCCGAAGAATTTCCAATGCATATAGTTTTTCGCGGAAGATCTTAGGGTTTTTAAGATTTTCTTCTTTTGCCAGCTCAAAATAGGGAATGTAAAAATCTTCCGGTATTTCTTTGATGCATCCGAAATCGATCACCAGTACTTCCTTATTATCAGAAATCAGAAAATTTCCGGGATGCGGATCTGCGTGCACTTT belongs to Chryseobacterium gleum and includes:
- a CDS encoding SDR family NAD(P)-dependent oxidoreductase produces the protein MENRQKEKVWFITGSSRGFGKIWTEAALKRGDKVAATARDIRSIATLKETYGDQVLILELDVTNVTQVQNAITRANEYFGRLDIVFNNAGYSLVGTIEESGTDEVKALYETNIIGPVHVIQAALPILRAQGYGHILGTSSAVGIYSNPLIGYYCSSKFAFEAIHDSLAKEVAAFGIKVTLIEPGAYNTEFGSTESLKIASKKLSDYDDLKNQLMKNLQKLERGNPLATTNAIFAVVDAENPPLRLLLGKNDLPHIQQIYSERIQEWETWKPISVAAQG
- a CDS encoding helix-turn-helix domain-containing protein translates to MASKKSNHSVKRFNSLADVMEASGFPPPKHPLIVLLNGVDKSLTGRAPNKSHVLNYYKIAFKPDAGGELMYGQTKFDFKEGGLFFVAPQQILSSIEEKDKEETAEQKILSPQITLLIDPDFLLQYPLAQKIHQYHFFSYAANEALHLSAKEKETILSLFRDIEEELENRIDDMSHNVIISQIELLLNYAQRFYNRQFLTRKQNYPSFTDRIDQLLEDYFNSDKVLNAGIPTVNYLADQLHMSPGYLSDLLRNLTGQNTQQFIHDKMIYRAKNMLSATDLSISEIAFELGFEQPQSFSRLFKLKTRQSPQQYRAQFN
- a CDS encoding MarR family winged helix-turn-helix transcriptional regulator, producing MNTDFFIDLLHQVKEFESSEGCTSHPTVEDFRLWINDQKYRKESPTKLFKNEQHTVSFTENEICKQVLLLARYSKQLVRKGLNDFPELANEEFTYLYRLKDEPNLTKIQLIERNGHEKQTGTQIIKRLLEYNLIEEKNDIEDKRSKRLNITKKGEDYFHRSIEKVNMTSKVLTGKLDNNEKKELLELLRKLNDFHANLYFQYKNSSIDELLKYFK
- a CDS encoding SDR family NAD(P)-dependent oxidoreductase yields the protein MKNIIIVGSGKGIGLATAKILSEQNKIIGISRTENPELNHPNIEFHQMDILSGNLDEITFPEVVDGLVYAPGSINLKPFNRLSIDDFRNDFEINVAGAVKIIQKLLPNLKKSESASVVLFSSVAAKLGMPFHTSIAASKNAVEGLTKSLAAEFAAQKIRVNAIAPSLTDTPLASNLLSTPEKKEAAAKRHPLQRVGTAEEIAEMTAFLVSDRSSWITGQIFGIDGGMGSIKL
- a CDS encoding TIGR03643 family protein; amino-acid sequence: MKKKFNIQETDRIIEMAWEDRTPFEAIAFQFDISESEVIELMRTELKESSYKLWRKRVNSGVSQKHLKKRNQEINRFKCSRQRSISNNKISKR
- a CDS encoding cryptochrome/photolyase family protein, producing MAKNVKHTAQLIFPHQLFEDTDYLIKDQPVFLIEEFLFFRQYAFHKQKIAFHRATMKFYEDHLKKSGFEVEYIESSSKYSDIRNLIQKLEKDHFKTIQTTDVCDHWLEKRLKETKLNLEMPNSPLFINTQEDLKDYFEGKNLYHQTDFYKQQRITRNILMKGGKPLGGKWTYDTENRKKYPKNKKAPFIHFPKNNEYYQEAKAYTEKYFSTNYGTLTDEQLYPTTFKEAEQWLEQFLEMRFPEFGIYEDSIVEKEYFLHHSVLSPMMNVGLLTAEHVLEKAISFARENDIPVNSVEGFVRQILGWREFVRGVYLYQGVYQRNKNYWQHKQKLPESFYTAQTGIRPVDSSIQKILKTGYAHHIERLMIFANLMNLCQIDPDEIYQWFMEMFIDAYDWVMVPNVYGMSSFSDGGKMSTKPYISGSHYIKKMSDYPDGEWAGQWDALFWNFINDNKEFFAKNPRLGMMLRTFEKMPEEKRQQHIKTAKEVIKNLK
- a CDS encoding DASH family cryptochrome; the encoded protein is MPKKQKINILWFTKDLRTRDSESLYNIMQEDLPFLAVFVFDSDLFAQKQFGFRKIGKYRARFLLESIEDLKQRLAKKNIPLLVRQNKTENVFEEIAKEFEIVKIFCQQEWTKEETDLQTKIRKTVPYAFWEKSYSQFLLHPFFVCKVLDKIPDLFTTFRNKIEKNLLIRPEFETEQLICYKSEIHFESDKITLRSLGFEDFDTDARSAFPFPGGETEGLRRLHSYFPETQHLSRYKETRNGLVGTEYSSKFSPWLSCGSLSAVTIYHEIKRFEKKFGSNESTYWLFFELLWRDFFRYVSLQHKDLIFRKKGITHRQYSASHHQELIRKWKNGETTSDFVNANMIELQKTGWMSNRGRQNAASYFCKTLNQDWRIGAAYFEEMLIDYDVHSNYGNWMYLAGVGNDSRNRTFNPERQAELYDPKQEFRRLWLKM
- a CDS encoding DUF2256 domain-containing protein, producing the protein MPAKLPSKICEVCGLPFNWRKKWKKNWDEIKYCSERCRKNKKSTSFGSPKT